A DNA window from Gillisia sp. Hel1_33_143 contains the following coding sequences:
- the fahA gene encoding fumarylacetoacetase: MPITANDPNRKTWLDTPKDTDFPIQNIPFGVFLTRDDIVTIGTRIGDYAIDLGALHQLGYFEDIPLTDDIFLQDTLNDFISDGKKTWRLVRNRIAEVFDEKNSKLKNNQDHRNIVLFTLDEIEMQLPVQVGDYTDFYSSKEHATNVGTMFRDPENALLPNWLHIPVGYHGRSSSIIPSGIPVHRPQGQKLPNGATEPVFGPSRLIDFELEMAFITTDANLLGEPIPIEDAEDYIFGLVLFNDWSARDIQKWEYVPLGPFLAKNFASSVSPWIVTLDALEPFRTKGPEPEKELLPYLQFEGKKSFDIKLQVAIKPEDKEETVITNSNFKYMYWNMSQQLAHHTINGCPVNSGDMMGSGTISGPTPDTFGSMLELSWRGEKPVKLNDGSERKFIEDNDTVILRGYCENKTRRIGFGEVSTKLLPVYEPKKK; this comes from the coding sequence ATGCCAATTACAGCAAATGACCCTAACAGAAAAACGTGGCTGGACACCCCTAAAGACACAGATTTTCCTATTCAAAATATACCTTTTGGAGTATTTTTGACAAGAGATGATATTGTGACCATAGGAACCCGAATTGGAGATTACGCCATAGATCTGGGTGCACTTCACCAACTGGGGTATTTTGAGGATATACCATTAACTGATGATATCTTTTTACAAGACACGCTAAACGATTTTATTTCTGATGGAAAGAAAACATGGAGACTGGTTAGAAATAGAATTGCCGAAGTTTTTGATGAAAAGAATTCGAAATTAAAGAACAATCAAGATCATCGAAATATCGTGCTTTTCACCCTAGATGAAATTGAAATGCAATTACCGGTGCAGGTAGGAGATTATACAGATTTTTATTCTAGTAAAGAGCATGCTACCAATGTAGGAACAATGTTCCGTGATCCTGAGAATGCATTATTACCAAATTGGCTACACATTCCTGTGGGTTATCATGGAAGAAGTTCCTCCATTATTCCAAGTGGGATTCCTGTACATAGGCCACAAGGACAAAAATTGCCTAATGGAGCTACAGAACCTGTATTTGGGCCATCCAGACTTATAGATTTTGAATTGGAAATGGCATTCATTACTACAGATGCCAATTTATTAGGAGAACCTATTCCTATTGAGGATGCCGAAGATTATATTTTTGGATTGGTATTATTTAATGATTGGAGTGCCAGAGATATTCAAAAGTGGGAATATGTACCTCTAGGACCATTCTTGGCTAAGAACTTTGCTTCTTCTGTTTCACCATGGATAGTTACTTTAGATGCTTTAGAGCCTTTTAGAACTAAAGGTCCAGAACCTGAAAAAGAACTTTTACCATATTTACAATTTGAGGGTAAAAAGAGTTTTGATATTAAATTACAAGTAGCCATAAAACCTGAGGATAAGGAAGAAACGGTGATCACAAATTCAAATTTCAAATACATGTATTGGAATATGAGTCAGCAACTTGCACACCACACCATTAATGGTTGTCCTGTAAACTCTGGAGACATGATGGGATCTGGAACGATCTCAGGACCAACTCCAGATACTTTTGGATCTATGTTAGAGCTTTCCTGGAGAGGTGAGAAACCAGTAAAACTCAACGATGGTTCCGAAAGAAAATTTATAGAAGATAATGATACGGTAATTCTTAGAGGATATTGTGAGAACAAAACCAGAAGAATTGGATTTGGAGAAGTGAGCACTAAATTATTACCGGTATACGAGCCTAAAAAGAAATAG
- the glyA gene encoding serine hydroxymethyltransferase translates to MQRDTEIFDLIEAEKTRQTNGLELIASENFVSEQVLEAAGSVLTNKYAEGYPGKRYYGGCEIVDEVELLAISRLKELFNAEYANVQPHSGSQANTAVFHACLKPGDKFLGFDLSHGGHLTHGSPVNFSGRLYEPVFYGVDEKTGLIDYDKVEEIALKEKPKLIIAGASAYSREIDYKRFREIADSVGAILFADIAHPAGLIAKGLLEDPLPYCHVVTSTTHKTLRGPRGGIIMMGKDFDNPFGEKLKNGNLKKMSAMLDSGVFPGNQGGPLEHIIAAKAVAFGEALTDEFLYYMVQVKKNAKALAQAFMDKDYNVISGGTDNHMMLIDLRNKNINGKQAEEALGKAEITVNKNMVPFDDKSPFVTSGIRIGTPAITTRCLKEGDMAQIVSFIDTVISNFENEEKLEEVKEEVVALMKDKPLFNF, encoded by the coding sequence ATGCAACGAGATACGGAAATTTTTGATTTGATAGAAGCGGAAAAAACCCGTCAAACCAATGGTTTAGAATTAATTGCGAGTGAAAATTTTGTAAGTGAACAAGTACTGGAAGCAGCCGGATCTGTACTTACAAATAAATATGCTGAAGGATATCCTGGAAAGAGATATTATGGAGGTTGTGAGATTGTAGATGAAGTAGAGCTTTTAGCTATTTCTCGCTTAAAGGAATTATTTAATGCAGAATATGCTAACGTGCAACCACACTCAGGATCACAAGCAAATACAGCAGTTTTTCATGCTTGCTTAAAGCCTGGAGATAAATTTTTAGGTTTTGATCTTTCTCATGGAGGTCACCTTACTCATGGTTCTCCTGTTAATTTCTCAGGAAGATTGTATGAGCCGGTATTTTACGGTGTAGATGAAAAAACAGGATTAATAGATTACGACAAAGTTGAAGAAATTGCGCTCAAAGAAAAGCCGAAACTAATTATTGCAGGGGCTTCAGCATATTCTAGAGAGATAGATTATAAAAGATTTAGAGAAATAGCAGACAGCGTTGGGGCAATTCTTTTTGCAGACATTGCACATCCTGCAGGGTTAATAGCTAAAGGATTATTAGAAGATCCATTACCATATTGCCATGTGGTAACTTCAACAACACATAAAACTTTACGCGGGCCTCGTGGTGGAATTATCATGATGGGGAAAGATTTTGACAATCCATTTGGAGAAAAATTAAAAAATGGAAACTTAAAGAAAATGTCTGCTATGTTAGATAGTGGTGTTTTTCCAGGAAACCAAGGTGGACCTTTAGAACATATTATAGCAGCTAAAGCTGTAGCTTTTGGAGAGGCACTTACAGATGAATTCTTATATTATATGGTGCAGGTTAAGAAAAATGCAAAAGCATTGGCCCAAGCCTTTATGGATAAAGATTACAATGTTATATCTGGAGGAACAGATAACCATATGATGCTAATAGATCTTAGAAATAAGAATATTAATGGAAAACAGGCAGAGGAAGCACTTGGAAAAGCTGAAATTACGGTGAATAAGAATATGGTTCCTTTTGATGATAAATCTCCATTTGTAACTTCAGGAATTAGAATAGGTACTCCGGCAATCACCACAAGATGCTTAAAAGAAGGAGATATGGCTCAAATTGTATCATTTATAGATACGGTAATATCAAATTTTGAAAACGAAGAGAAACTAGAGGAAGTTAAGGAAGAGGTAGTCGCTTTAATGAAGGATAAACCACTTTTTAATTTCTAG
- a CDS encoding thioredoxin family protein — translation MRKYVIFCLLLMGTTFSINAQEWQLDLKTAEETASKDHKNIILVFQGSDWCAPCMKLEKQVWSTDEFKAYAKSNFVMLKADFPKRKKNALSEAQQAKNDKLAQKYNSEGYFPLVVILNENGKVLGKTGYKNITPSEYIKHLNSFKG, via the coding sequence ATGAGAAAGTATGTAATTTTTTGTCTTTTGCTTATGGGAACTACCTTCAGTATAAATGCTCAAGAGTGGCAATTAGATCTTAAAACTGCAGAAGAGACTGCATCAAAAGATCATAAAAATATCATTTTAGTTTTTCAGGGTTCAGATTGGTGTGCACCATGTATGAAACTTGAAAAGCAAGTTTGGAGTACTGATGAATTTAAGGCATATGCAAAATCCAATTTTGTAATGTTGAAAGCAGATTTTCCTAAGAGAAAGAAAAATGCACTTTCTGAAGCGCAACAAGCTAAGAACGATAAACTTGCACAAAAATATAATTCAGAAGGGTATTTTCCGTTAGTAGTTATACTGAATGAAAATGGAAAAGTTCTGGGTAAAACAGGGTATAAGAATATAACGCCTTCAGAATACATCAAACATTTGAATTCTTTTAAAGGATAG